A window of the Fusarium fujikuroi IMI 58289 draft genome, chromosome FFUJ_chr09 genome harbors these coding sequences:
- a CDS encoding probable RPL34B-ribosomal protein L34.e — protein sequence MVNHRVTYRRRNGWNTSSNTTRTVRTPGGELRVLHIKKRGTVPKCGDCGSKLIGIPALRPREYSQISKPKKTVQRAYGGSRCGNCVRDRIVRAFLIEEQKIVKKVLKEQEQSQKKK from the exons ATGGTTAACCACAGAGTCACCTACCGCCGCCGTAACGG TTGGAATACCAGCTCTAATACCACACGCACCGTGCGTACCCCAGGTGGTGAGCTCCGTGTGCTGCACATCAAGAAGCGCGGCACCGTTCCCAAGTGTGGTGACTGCGGCTCCAAGCTCATCGGC ATTCCCGCTCTCCGACCCCGCGAGTACTCTCAGATctccaagcccaagaagaccGTCCAGCGCGCCTACGGTGGTTCCCGATGTGGCAACTGTGTCCGCGACCGTATCGTCCGAGCTTTCCTTattgaggagcagaagatcgTCAAGAAGGTGCTcaaggagcaggagcagagccagaagaagaaataa